The proteins below are encoded in one region of Cucurbita pepo subsp. pepo cultivar mu-cu-16 chromosome LG10, ASM280686v2, whole genome shotgun sequence:
- the LOC111804062 gene encoding protein SCARECROW-like isoform X2, with protein sequence MAAYALLGDSTGRVNGGFDDSPLTSASTNSNGSEERNHQQTVQVQVIQSRKMVRKRIASEMEIDGGGVTASVHSRLSRRSLGSDRPFACGEIKGNVNYCSSSNPSHGGNHSTVHNLTALTSGVIEGTNLSNPPSASDATASSTTSNNNNNNNATLLDSTLPVLRPQPHHHLQNPAVCGFSGLPLFPPESNHHHKLNTRSNPFPLPNPSQILLHNPPTTATSSIIAAASSPMDDSSATAWIDGIIKDLIHSSTAISIPQLIQNVREIIYPCNPNLANLLEFRLRTLTEPSVPNFVAEDHRLRKSTLPLPAPLAALGLQQRQFNQEQHEQEHDCSGLKLNLDSSSLHNFPTFPSQPQFHEPYLHWGATTPPVPTPSGEDALQRLPGHHQLNLSSVTPSSLVSLNHVPSKPQSEQQNSCPVNVKAAVAQPPTAAAAAAAPQPSNNPSATALLIREIKEEMRQQKRDEEGLHLLTLLLQCAEAVSADNLEEANKMLLEISELSTPFGTSAQRVAAYFSEAMSARLVSSCLGIYAALPPSLMPHTHSQKIASAFQVFNGISPFVKFSHFTANQAIQEAFEREERVHIIDLDIMQGLQWPGLFHILASRPGGPPYVRLTGLGTSQQVLEATGKRLTEFAEKLGLPFDFFPVADKIGNLDLERLNVSKREAVAVHWMQHSLYEVTGSDSNTLWLLQRLAPKVVTVVEQDLSHTGSFLGRFVEAIHYYSALFDSLGVSYGEESEERHLVEQQLLSREIRNVLAVGGPSRTGEVKFQNWREKLRQSGFKGISLAGNAATQATLLLGMFPSDGYTLVEDHGTLKLGWKDLCLLTASAWKPPFHHHAAAAAAPATNNNHIPRT encoded by the exons atGGCTGCCTACGCTTTGCTTGGCGATTCCACTGGACGTGTTAATGGCGGTTTTGATGATAGTCCTTTGACGAGTGCATCGACGAACAGTAACGGCAGTGAAGAACGTAATCATCAACAGACTGTTCAAGTTCAGGTTATTCAGTCGCGAAAAATGGTGCGGAAGAGAATCGCGTCGGAGATGGAGATCGACGGCGGTGGAGTCACTGCATCTGTTCATTCTCGGCTTTCGCGGCGGAGTTTAGGTTCTGATCGTCCTTTTGCTTGTGGAGAAATTAAAGGGAATGTGaattattgttcttcttcaaaccCTAGCCATGGCGGTAACCACTCCACTGTGCATAATTTAACCGCTCTGACGTCAGGTGTAATCGAAGGGACAAATTTATCAAATCCTCCTTCTGCTTCTGATGCTACGGCCTCTTCCACTACCTCcaacaataacaataacaacaacGCGACTCTTCTTGATAGTACTCTTCCTGTTCTTCGTCCTCAGCCCCACCATCACTTGCAGAATCCTGCAGTCTGTGGTTTCTCTGGTTTGCCGTTGTTCCCACCGGAATCGAATCACCACCACAAGTTAAATACTCGGAGTAATCCTTTTCCCCTTCCTAATCCATCTCAGATTCTTCTTCATAATCCTCCTACTACTGCAACATCCTCCATTATCGCCGCCGCTTCTTCTCCCATGGATGATTCCTCCGCCACCGCTTGGATCGACGGCATCATTAAGGACTTAATCCACAGCTCCACCGCCATATCCATTCCTCAGCTTATTCAGAACGTACGTGAGATTATCTACCCCTGTAACCCCAATCTTGCGAACCTTCTTGAGTTTCGTCTTCGTACTTTGACGGAACCTAGTGTTCCTAACTTCGTTGCTGAGGATCATCGATTGAGGAAATCCACTTTGCCGTTGCCGGCGCCGTTGGCCGCGCTGGGGTTGCAGCAGAGGCAGTTCAATCAAGAACAGCATGAGCAAGAGCATGATTGTTCTGGTTTGAAGCTTAATCTCGATTCTTCTTCTCTGCATAATTTTCCTACTTTCCCCTCTCAGCCACAGTTTCATGAGCCGTATCTTCACTGGGGAGCAACCACTCCGCCAGTCCCCACCCCCTCCGGCGAGGATGCCTTACAGCGGCTCCCCGGTCATCATCAACTTAATCTCTCTTCTGTTACACCGTCGTCGCTTGTTTCTCTAAACCATGTCCCTTCAAAGCCACAATCAGAACAGCAGAACTCCTGTCCGGTGAATGTAAAGGCGGCGGTGGCACAGCCGCCGACAGCGGCAGCGGCTGCGGCAGCGCCACAGCCGAGTAATAACCCTTCAGCCACTGCTTTGCTAATTAGAGAGATAAAAGAGGAGATGAGGCAACAGAAGAGAGACGAAGAAGGGTTACATCTCTTGACATTACTTCTTCAATGTGCCGAAGCCGTTTCTGCTGATAATTTAGAAGAAGCCAACAAGATGCTCTTGGAAATCTCCGAGTTGTCCACACCCTTCGGCACATCGGCACAGAGGGTAGCGGCGTATTTCTCAGAAGCAATGTCGGCGAGGCTTGTAAGCTCATGTTTAGGCATTTATGCAGCTCTGCCGCCATCGTTGATGCCCCATACCCACAGCCAGAAGATAGCTTCAGCCTTCCAGGTCTTCAATGGCATAAGCCCATTTGTCAAATTCTCACACTTCACTGCCAATCAAGCCATACAAGAAGCTTTTGAAAGGGAAGAGAGAGTTCACATCATAGATCTAGACATCATGCAAGGCCTTCAATGGCCTGGTCTCTTCCACATCTTGGCGTCTAGGCCTGGCGGGCCGCCGTATGTCCGCCTTACAGGGCTAGGGACCTCTCAGCAAGTTCTTGAGGCCACTGGCAAACGCCTCACTGAATTCGCGGAGAAGCTAGGCCTTCCCTTCGATTTCTTCCCTGTGGCTGATAAAATTGGCAATTTAGACTTGGAGAGGCTCAACGTGAGCAAAAGGGAAGCCGTTGCCGTTCATTGGATGCAGCACTCTCTTTATGAAGTCACTGGTTCTGATTCCAATACGCTATGGCTTTTGCAGAg ATTGGCCCCAAAAGTGGTGACGGTGGTGGAACAAGATCTAAGCCACACAGGCTCGTTCTTGGGGAGATTCGTAGAGGCCATTCACTACTATTCCGCACTATTTGACTCATTGGGTGTCAGCTATGGCGAAGAGAGTGAAGAGAGACACTTAGTGGAGCAGCAACTTTTGTCAAGGGAGATCAGAAACGTGCTGGCCGTGGGTGGGCCGTCGAGGACCGGCGAAGTAAAGTTCCAAAACTGGAGAGAAAAGCTACGGCAATCTGGGTTTAAGGGCATTTCTCTCGCCGGAAATGCTGCAACTCAGGCCACTCTCCTCCTCGGAATGTTCCCTTCCGATGGGTACACGCTTGTAGAAGATCATGGGACTCTGAAACTTGGATGGAAGGATCTTTGTTTGCTCACAGCCTCAGCTTGGAAGCCGCCGTTTCATCATcatgccgccgccgccgctgcaCCGGCCACCAACAACAACCACATTCCACG GACGTGA
- the LOC111804060 gene encoding bifunctional protein FolD 1, mitochondrial-like isoform X2 translates to MTLLYKNLSRRVLLTYAAMKRRITTDARQILVSPPLKSIDFPDIWTSSSFPDYSFITTSYGTSPFRFNPPHMSSPFSPVQIHLVIVFIEYFLIWVCLVSDDLTLLADTPQTATVIDGRAIAEEITSGITSEVRRMKNSIGNVPGLAVILVGQGRDSQTYVRKKLGACEEAGIQSKISTLPENCTEDQVLNALSCFREDPSIHGILVQLPLPQHLDEEKILNSVHLEKDVDGFHPINMGNLAMGGREPLFLPCTPKGCIELLIRSGVEISGKKAVVIGRSNIVGLPTSLLLQRHHAIVSVVHAFTRNPEQITREADIVIAAAGVPNLVRGSWLKPGAVVLDVGTNLVEDPSCEYGHRLIGDVCYEEASRVASAITPVPGGVGPVLCSYSTH, encoded by the exons ATGACGTTGTTGTACAAGAATCTGAGTAGGAGAGTCCTACTTACATATGCAGctatgaaaagaagaatcacAACAGATGCCCGCCAGATTTTAGTGTCTCCACCTCTCAAATCCATTGATTTTCCTGATATTTGGACTAGTTCCAGCTTTCCTGATTATTCTTTCATCACAACATCGTATGGGACATCACCATTTCGCTTCAACCCTCCTCACATGTCATCTCCTTTTTCCCCAGTTCAAATCCACCTAGTTATTGTGTTCATTGAATACTTTCTTATCTGGGTGTGCTTGGTATCTGATGATCTAACGTTACTTGCAGATACCCCACAGACTGCAACAGTAATTGATGGTAGGGCGATCGCTGAGGAAATTACATCAGGAATAACTAGTGAGGTGAGGAGGATGAAGAACTCTATTGGAAACGTTCCTGGCTTGGCTGTAATCTTGGTCGGCCAAGGCAGGGACTCGCAGACTTATGTTCGCAAGAAACTGGGTGCATGTGAAGAAGCTGGAATCCAGTCGAAGATTTCTACTTTGCCTGAAAACTGTACAGAAGATCAAGTTCTGAATGCTTTGTCATGTTTTCGTGAAGATCCATCTATTCATGGTATACTTGTGCAGCTTCCTCTACCGCAA CATTTGGATGAGGAGAAAATCCTGAACTCTGTGCACCTAGAAAAAGATGTCGACGGCTTCCATCCAATTAACATGGGGAATCTTGCTATGGGGGGTAGAGAACCACTTTTCTTACCCTGCACACCCAAAGGCTGCATCGAGTTGTTGATCAGAtcgggtgtagaaatctcggGGAAGAAGGCCGTGGTGATTGGAAGAAGTAACATTGTTGGATTGCCCACGTCCTTGCTATTGCAG AGGCACCATGCTATTGTCAGCGTTGTGCATGCATTTACTAGGAATCCTGAACAGATTACTCGCGAAGCTGACATAGTGATTGCTGCTGCTGGTGTTCCTAATCTGGTTCGTGGTAGTTGGCTCAAACCTGGCGCAGTAGTTCTTGACGTGGGGACGAACCTAGTTGAG GATCCTAGCTGTGAGTATGGGCATCGACTGATTGGAGATGTTTGCTATGAAGAAGCATCAAGGGTAGCTTCTGCTATTACACCCGTTCCGGGCGGGGTTGGACCG
- the LOC111804060 gene encoding bifunctional protein FolD 1, mitochondrial-like isoform X1, translated as MTLLYKNLSRRVLLTYAAMKRRITTDARQILVSPPLKSIDFPDIWTSSSFPDYSFITTSYGTSPFRFNPPHMSSPFSPVQIHLVIVFIEYFLIWVCLVSDDLTLLADTPQTATVIDGRAIAEEITSGITSEVRRMKNSIGNVPGLAVILVGQGRDSQTYVRKKLGACEEAGIQSKISTLPENCTEDQVLNALSCFREDPSIHGILVQLPLPQHLDEEKILNSVHLEKDVDGFHPINMGNLAMGGREPLFLPCTPKGCIELLIRSGVEISGKKAVVIGRSNIVGLPTSLLLQRHHAIVSVVHAFTRNPEQITREADIVIAAAGVPNLVRGSWLKPGAVVLDVGTNLVEDPSCEYGHRLIGDVCYEEASRVASAITPVPGGVGPVTVAMLLLNTLESAKRAYNFT; from the exons ATGACGTTGTTGTACAAGAATCTGAGTAGGAGAGTCCTACTTACATATGCAGctatgaaaagaagaatcacAACAGATGCCCGCCAGATTTTAGTGTCTCCACCTCTCAAATCCATTGATTTTCCTGATATTTGGACTAGTTCCAGCTTTCCTGATTATTCTTTCATCACAACATCGTATGGGACATCACCATTTCGCTTCAACCCTCCTCACATGTCATCTCCTTTTTCCCCAGTTCAAATCCACCTAGTTATTGTGTTCATTGAATACTTTCTTATCTGGGTGTGCTTGGTATCTGATGATCTAACGTTACTTGCAGATACCCCACAGACTGCAACAGTAATTGATGGTAGGGCGATCGCTGAGGAAATTACATCAGGAATAACTAGTGAGGTGAGGAGGATGAAGAACTCTATTGGAAACGTTCCTGGCTTGGCTGTAATCTTGGTCGGCCAAGGCAGGGACTCGCAGACTTATGTTCGCAAGAAACTGGGTGCATGTGAAGAAGCTGGAATCCAGTCGAAGATTTCTACTTTGCCTGAAAACTGTACAGAAGATCAAGTTCTGAATGCTTTGTCATGTTTTCGTGAAGATCCATCTATTCATGGTATACTTGTGCAGCTTCCTCTACCGCAA CATTTGGATGAGGAGAAAATCCTGAACTCTGTGCACCTAGAAAAAGATGTCGACGGCTTCCATCCAATTAACATGGGGAATCTTGCTATGGGGGGTAGAGAACCACTTTTCTTACCCTGCACACCCAAAGGCTGCATCGAGTTGTTGATCAGAtcgggtgtagaaatctcggGGAAGAAGGCCGTGGTGATTGGAAGAAGTAACATTGTTGGATTGCCCACGTCCTTGCTATTGCAG AGGCACCATGCTATTGTCAGCGTTGTGCATGCATTTACTAGGAATCCTGAACAGATTACTCGCGAAGCTGACATAGTGATTGCTGCTGCTGGTGTTCCTAATCTGGTTCGTGGTAGTTGGCTCAAACCTGGCGCAGTAGTTCTTGACGTGGGGACGAACCTAGTTGAG GATCCTAGCTGTGAGTATGGGCATCGACTGATTGGAGATGTTTGCTATGAAGAAGCATCAAGGGTAGCTTCTGCTATTACACCCGTTCCGGGCGGGGTTGGACCGGTGACAGTTGCTATGCTCTTACTCAACACACTAGAATCAGCCAAACGA
- the LOC111804062 gene encoding protein SCARECROW-like isoform X1, which translates to MAAYALLGDSTGRVNGGFDDSPLTSASTNSNGSEERNHQQTVQVQVIQSRKMVRKRIASEMEIDGGGVTASVHSRLSRRSLGSDRPFACGEIKGNVNYCSSSNPSHGGNHSTVHNLTALTSGVIEGTNLSNPPSASDATASSTTSNNNNNNNATLLDSTLPVLRPQPHHHLQNPAVCGFSGLPLFPPESNHHHKLNTRSNPFPLPNPSQILLHNPPTTATSSIIAAASSPMDDSSATAWIDGIIKDLIHSSTAISIPQLIQNVREIIYPCNPNLANLLEFRLRTLTEPSVPNFVAEDHRLRKSTLPLPAPLAALGLQQRQFNQEQHEQEHDCSGLKLNLDSSSLHNFPTFPSQPQFHEPYLHWGATTPPVPTPSGEDALQRLPGHHQLNLSSVTPSSLVSLNHVPSKPQSEQQNSCPVNVKAAVAQPPTAAAAAAAPQPSNNPSATALLIREIKEEMRQQKRDEEGLHLLTLLLQCAEAVSADNLEEANKMLLEISELSTPFGTSAQRVAAYFSEAMSARLVSSCLGIYAALPPSLMPHTHSQKIASAFQVFNGISPFVKFSHFTANQAIQEAFEREERVHIIDLDIMQGLQWPGLFHILASRPGGPPYVRLTGLGTSQQVLEATGKRLTEFAEKLGLPFDFFPVADKIGNLDLERLNVSKREAVAVHWMQHSLYEVTGSDSNTLWLLQRLAPKVVTVVEQDLSHTGSFLGRFVEAIHYYSALFDSLGVSYGEESEERHLVEQQLLSREIRNVLAVGGPSRTGEVKFQNWREKLRQSGFKGISLAGNAATQATLLLGMFPSDGYTLVEDHGTLKLGWKDLCLLTASAWKPPFHHHAAAAAAPATNNNHIPRY; encoded by the exons atGGCTGCCTACGCTTTGCTTGGCGATTCCACTGGACGTGTTAATGGCGGTTTTGATGATAGTCCTTTGACGAGTGCATCGACGAACAGTAACGGCAGTGAAGAACGTAATCATCAACAGACTGTTCAAGTTCAGGTTATTCAGTCGCGAAAAATGGTGCGGAAGAGAATCGCGTCGGAGATGGAGATCGACGGCGGTGGAGTCACTGCATCTGTTCATTCTCGGCTTTCGCGGCGGAGTTTAGGTTCTGATCGTCCTTTTGCTTGTGGAGAAATTAAAGGGAATGTGaattattgttcttcttcaaaccCTAGCCATGGCGGTAACCACTCCACTGTGCATAATTTAACCGCTCTGACGTCAGGTGTAATCGAAGGGACAAATTTATCAAATCCTCCTTCTGCTTCTGATGCTACGGCCTCTTCCACTACCTCcaacaataacaataacaacaacGCGACTCTTCTTGATAGTACTCTTCCTGTTCTTCGTCCTCAGCCCCACCATCACTTGCAGAATCCTGCAGTCTGTGGTTTCTCTGGTTTGCCGTTGTTCCCACCGGAATCGAATCACCACCACAAGTTAAATACTCGGAGTAATCCTTTTCCCCTTCCTAATCCATCTCAGATTCTTCTTCATAATCCTCCTACTACTGCAACATCCTCCATTATCGCCGCCGCTTCTTCTCCCATGGATGATTCCTCCGCCACCGCTTGGATCGACGGCATCATTAAGGACTTAATCCACAGCTCCACCGCCATATCCATTCCTCAGCTTATTCAGAACGTACGTGAGATTATCTACCCCTGTAACCCCAATCTTGCGAACCTTCTTGAGTTTCGTCTTCGTACTTTGACGGAACCTAGTGTTCCTAACTTCGTTGCTGAGGATCATCGATTGAGGAAATCCACTTTGCCGTTGCCGGCGCCGTTGGCCGCGCTGGGGTTGCAGCAGAGGCAGTTCAATCAAGAACAGCATGAGCAAGAGCATGATTGTTCTGGTTTGAAGCTTAATCTCGATTCTTCTTCTCTGCATAATTTTCCTACTTTCCCCTCTCAGCCACAGTTTCATGAGCCGTATCTTCACTGGGGAGCAACCACTCCGCCAGTCCCCACCCCCTCCGGCGAGGATGCCTTACAGCGGCTCCCCGGTCATCATCAACTTAATCTCTCTTCTGTTACACCGTCGTCGCTTGTTTCTCTAAACCATGTCCCTTCAAAGCCACAATCAGAACAGCAGAACTCCTGTCCGGTGAATGTAAAGGCGGCGGTGGCACAGCCGCCGACAGCGGCAGCGGCTGCGGCAGCGCCACAGCCGAGTAATAACCCTTCAGCCACTGCTTTGCTAATTAGAGAGATAAAAGAGGAGATGAGGCAACAGAAGAGAGACGAAGAAGGGTTACATCTCTTGACATTACTTCTTCAATGTGCCGAAGCCGTTTCTGCTGATAATTTAGAAGAAGCCAACAAGATGCTCTTGGAAATCTCCGAGTTGTCCACACCCTTCGGCACATCGGCACAGAGGGTAGCGGCGTATTTCTCAGAAGCAATGTCGGCGAGGCTTGTAAGCTCATGTTTAGGCATTTATGCAGCTCTGCCGCCATCGTTGATGCCCCATACCCACAGCCAGAAGATAGCTTCAGCCTTCCAGGTCTTCAATGGCATAAGCCCATTTGTCAAATTCTCACACTTCACTGCCAATCAAGCCATACAAGAAGCTTTTGAAAGGGAAGAGAGAGTTCACATCATAGATCTAGACATCATGCAAGGCCTTCAATGGCCTGGTCTCTTCCACATCTTGGCGTCTAGGCCTGGCGGGCCGCCGTATGTCCGCCTTACAGGGCTAGGGACCTCTCAGCAAGTTCTTGAGGCCACTGGCAAACGCCTCACTGAATTCGCGGAGAAGCTAGGCCTTCCCTTCGATTTCTTCCCTGTGGCTGATAAAATTGGCAATTTAGACTTGGAGAGGCTCAACGTGAGCAAAAGGGAAGCCGTTGCCGTTCATTGGATGCAGCACTCTCTTTATGAAGTCACTGGTTCTGATTCCAATACGCTATGGCTTTTGCAGAg ATTGGCCCCAAAAGTGGTGACGGTGGTGGAACAAGATCTAAGCCACACAGGCTCGTTCTTGGGGAGATTCGTAGAGGCCATTCACTACTATTCCGCACTATTTGACTCATTGGGTGTCAGCTATGGCGAAGAGAGTGAAGAGAGACACTTAGTGGAGCAGCAACTTTTGTCAAGGGAGATCAGAAACGTGCTGGCCGTGGGTGGGCCGTCGAGGACCGGCGAAGTAAAGTTCCAAAACTGGAGAGAAAAGCTACGGCAATCTGGGTTTAAGGGCATTTCTCTCGCCGGAAATGCTGCAACTCAGGCCACTCTCCTCCTCGGAATGTTCCCTTCCGATGGGTACACGCTTGTAGAAGATCATGGGACTCTGAAACTTGGATGGAAGGATCTTTGTTTGCTCACAGCCTCAGCTTGGAAGCCGCCGTTTCATCATcatgccgccgccgccgctgcaCCGGCCACCAACAACAACCACATTCCACGGTACTga
- the LOC111804060 gene encoding bifunctional protein FolD 1, mitochondrial-like isoform X3: MGHHHFASTLLTYTPQTATVIDGRAIAEEITSGITSEVRRMKNSIGNVPGLAVILVGQGRDSQTYVRKKLGACEEAGIQSKISTLPENCTEDQVLNALSCFREDPSIHGILVQLPLPQHLDEEKILNSVHLEKDVDGFHPINMGNLAMGGREPLFLPCTPKGCIELLIRSGVEISGKKAVVIGRSNIVGLPTSLLLQRHHAIVSVVHAFTRNPEQITREADIVIAAAGVPNLVRGSWLKPGAVVLDVGTNLVEDPSCEYGHRLIGDVCYEEASRVASAITPVPGGVGPVTVAMLLLNTLESAKRAYNFT; the protein is encoded by the exons ATGGGACATCACCATTTCGCTTCAACCCTCCTCACAT ATACCCCACAGACTGCAACAGTAATTGATGGTAGGGCGATCGCTGAGGAAATTACATCAGGAATAACTAGTGAGGTGAGGAGGATGAAGAACTCTATTGGAAACGTTCCTGGCTTGGCTGTAATCTTGGTCGGCCAAGGCAGGGACTCGCAGACTTATGTTCGCAAGAAACTGGGTGCATGTGAAGAAGCTGGAATCCAGTCGAAGATTTCTACTTTGCCTGAAAACTGTACAGAAGATCAAGTTCTGAATGCTTTGTCATGTTTTCGTGAAGATCCATCTATTCATGGTATACTTGTGCAGCTTCCTCTACCGCAA CATTTGGATGAGGAGAAAATCCTGAACTCTGTGCACCTAGAAAAAGATGTCGACGGCTTCCATCCAATTAACATGGGGAATCTTGCTATGGGGGGTAGAGAACCACTTTTCTTACCCTGCACACCCAAAGGCTGCATCGAGTTGTTGATCAGAtcgggtgtagaaatctcggGGAAGAAGGCCGTGGTGATTGGAAGAAGTAACATTGTTGGATTGCCCACGTCCTTGCTATTGCAG AGGCACCATGCTATTGTCAGCGTTGTGCATGCATTTACTAGGAATCCTGAACAGATTACTCGCGAAGCTGACATAGTGATTGCTGCTGCTGGTGTTCCTAATCTGGTTCGTGGTAGTTGGCTCAAACCTGGCGCAGTAGTTCTTGACGTGGGGACGAACCTAGTTGAG GATCCTAGCTGTGAGTATGGGCATCGACTGATTGGAGATGTTTGCTATGAAGAAGCATCAAGGGTAGCTTCTGCTATTACACCCGTTCCGGGCGGGGTTGGACCGGTGACAGTTGCTATGCTCTTACTCAACACACTAGAATCAGCCAAACGA